One window of the Prionailurus bengalensis isolate Pbe53 chromosome E1, Fcat_Pben_1.1_paternal_pri, whole genome shotgun sequence genome contains the following:
- the ZNF750 gene encoding zinc finger protein 750 produces MSLLKERKPKKPHYIPRPPGKPFKYKCFQCPFTCNEKSHLFNHMKYGLCKNSITLVSEQDRVPKCPKSNSLDPKQTNQPDTAAKPTSAKPVANGLPHFDTKLQQSLAKDDAKENVELHTRGPHRCPGQKSALHEEAAPLSPAPEATRGTQPVLEGIVRPSAFVPVGEHRLKGPEHAEAPELLALPGPTAKATSFHTKSAFHAPGYPWKAGAPFLPPEFPHKIPSTKGFSAISPYVHPAIPEYQPHFYTEHGLATIYSPYLLAGNSPECDAPLLSVYGAQDQRHLLPPPGPVPKHLNPPSAYDHYRFFQQYHSNLPIPYGFYRPESAFSSYGLRLPPVTGISRDHSSHLLEETALLYPALSPSKSSPSNTHKKNTEFEKGSPTPEAKDPSQDGQRDTEGTKMSPRAGSAATGSPGRPSPTNFTQTSQPCAGLCGLSDKPAASTLGRLHQPEHSLTAFKPVKKSTEHPNSQALENREESPKSLDAMNGDAPGETRSASHDPEATPSSPEDGSRTAPLNLSKKPEARPATHSPVYKDFAEVQDMPLNLSVKDPCNALTPRPPFHSPPQEAEPASTAAQNTDTETSKDGPEHTQTNQSSPDAMEAPPTTPAVKAQDARALDSSDEQKQTAAVALCQLAAYSPGNVRMGDGEPTAPESACPQDAPTLSATENPEAQCDLRPRGQKRTSPRDAGKSQQGTKKTKPSDTARVFTLRKRTRVS; encoded by the exons ATGAGTCTTCTCAAAGAGCGAAAACCAAAAAAGCCGCATTACATCCCGAGACCTCCAGGAAAACCCTTCAAGTATAAGTGTTTCCAGTGCCCTTTCACTTGCAATGAAAAGTCACACCTTTTCAACCACATGAAGTATGGTCTCTGCAAAAACTCCATCACTTTAGTGTCAGAGCAGGACCGCGTCCCCAAGTGCCCCAAATCCAACTCTCTGGACCCCAAGCAGACAAATCAGCCAGACACGGCAGCAAAACCCACCTCTGCCAAGCCTGTTGCCAACGGGCTCCCACACTTTGACACCAAGCTTCAGCAAAGCCTCGCCAAGGACGATGCCAAGGAAAACGTGGAACTGCATACACGTGGGCCCCACAGGTGCCCAGGACAGAAGTCTGCTCTCCACGAGGAAGCAGCACCCCTGAGTCCAGCTCCGGAAGCCACCAGGGGCACCCAGCCCGTTCTGGAAGGCATCGTGCGGCCTTCAGCCTTTGTCCCAGTGGGAGAGCACAGACTCAAAGGGCCAGAGCACGCTGAGGCTCCTGAACTgctggccctgcctggccccacGGCCAAAGCCACCTCCTTCCACACCAAGTCTGCGTTCCATGCTCCTGGTTATCCGTGGAAAGCTGGCGCGCCTTTCCTCCCGCCAGAGTTCCCACACAAAATCCCGTCTACAAAGGGGTTTAGTGCCATTTCCCCTTACGTGCACCCTGCAATCCCAGAGTACCAGCCACACTTTTACACAGAGCATGGACTGGCCACCATCTACTCACCCTACCTACTTGCTGGGAACTCACCTGAGTGTGATGCCCCCCTGCTGTCCGTCTACGGGGCCCAAGACCAGAGGCACTTGCTGCCTCCCCCCGGGCCGGTCCCCAAGCACTTGAACCCCCCCTCGGCATATGACCATTACAGGTTCTTCCAGCAGTATCACTCCAACCTGCCAATTCCTTATGGATTTTACAGACCAGAGTCTGCATTCTCCTCCTACGGGCTCAGACTCCCACCTGTCACGGGCATTTCCAGAGATCACAGCTCTCACCTACTGGAAGAAACCGCCCTGCTCTACCCGGCCCTGAGTCCGTCCAAGTCAAGTCCTTCCAACACccacaaaaaaaacacagagtTTGAGAAGGGGAGCCCAACTCCCGAGGCTAAAGACCCCTCCCAAGATgggcagagggacacagagggaacCAAAATGAGCCCTCGCGCAGGCAGCGCAGCCACAGGCTCCCCGGGAAGGCCAAGTCCCACCAACTTCACGCAGACAAGTCAGCCGTGTGCCGGGCTGTGCGGCCTCTCGGACAAGCCAGCTGCCAGCACCCTGGGAAGGCTCCATCAGCCTGAACACAGCCTCACAGCCTTCAAGCCTGTCAAGAAAAGCACAGAGCACCCAAATTCCCaggctctggaaaacagagaagagtccccaaaaag CCTTGATGCCATGAACGGCGACGCTCCAGGCGAGACCAGAAGCGCATCTCACGACCCAGAGGCCACACCTTCCAGCCCAGAAGATGGCTCCAGGACAGCCCCGCTGAACCTCTCCAAGAAACCAGAGGCCAGACCAGCCACTCACAGCCCCGTGTACAAGGACTTTGCAGAGGTGCAGGACATGCCTCTCAACCTCTCGGTGAAGGACCCCTGTAACGCCCTGACTCCGAGACCTCCCTTCCACAGCCCACCGCAAGAGGCAGAACCTGCCAGCACCGCTGCTCAAAACACTGACACGGAAACTTCCAAAGATGGGCCAGAACACACCCAGACGAACCAAAGCAGCCCTGATGCCATGGAGGCGCCACCAACAACGCCCGCTGTGAAGGCCCAGGACGCAAGAGCGCTGGACAGCAGTGATGAACAGAAGCAGACAGCGGCCGTGGCCCTCTGCCAGCTGGCGGCCTACAGCCCAGGGAACGTCCGGATGGGCGATGGGGAGCCCACGGCCCCGGAGTCCGCCTGCCCACAAGACGCACCCACCCTCAGCGCCACGGAAAACCCGGAGGCTCAGTGTGACCTCAGACCCAGAGGGCAAAAGAGGACAAGCCCCAGGGATGCAGGGAAGTCCCAGCAAGGAACAAAGAAGACGAAGCCGAGTGACACAGCCAGAGTGTTCACCCTTCGTAAGAGAACACGGGTGTCTTAG